The DNA segment AACGGCATGATTGTTTATTTAATAAATATTCACTATCTCCTGAACGAAACACGCGTCTCGTGACACTAATTTCGTTGTAATCTAATGGTAAGCGTTGATCTGAGTTATCTAGAATGAGTGTGACTTCTGCAAAATTAAGTGGTTTTCTGGACTCACTACCTGCAAAAATCACATCTTCCATTTTAGCTCCACGCAATGATTTTGCTGACTGTTCACCGAGAACCCATCGAATGGCGTCTGTAACATTACTTTTCCCACTACCATTCGGTCCAACTACAGCAGTAACACCCTGGACAAAATCGATGCCAATTCGATCCGCAAACGATTTAAATCCAATGACTTCAAGTCGTTTTAGGAACACAATTAGCCCTCCTGTCTACTTTCAGCTTGGCTTTCTAAATGTATAATTGCCACTTGAGCTGCTTTTTGTTCAGCCTCTTTTTTAGACTTCCCTTTTCCTTCACCTAGCTCATTGCTTCCAAGTCGAACGCTCGAAACAAAAATTCGGTTATGGGCTGGCCCTTTTTCATCTACTATTTCATATATTAATAACCCGTTATTCATTTTCTGGACTATTTCTTGCAATTGACTCTTATAATCCATCACATGCGAAAAAGCACCGCTTTCGACTTTTGGAAAGACCACTTGTTCTAAAAACTTCACAACAGGTTGTAAGCCTTGGTCTAAATAAAGTGCTCCAACAAAAGACTCAAATACATCCGCAAGAAGTGCTGGGCGTGTTCGACCTCCTGTAATCTCTTCTCCCTTACCTAAAAGTACATATTTTCCAAAGTTCAAGTCATTTGCAAATAAAACGAGTGAGGGTTCACATACGATTGCCGCACGTAATTTAGTCAATTCACCTTCGCTC comes from the Paenisporosarcina antarctica genome and includes:
- the rnc gene encoding ribonuclease III — its product is MMDKRRGLPQKNGTFSETVKQSFAILQQELGVQFVDHNLLFQAFTHSSYVNEHRRKLYTDNERLEFLGDAVLELSISEYLFQKFTAMSEGELTKLRAAIVCEPSLVLFANDLNFGKYVLLGKGEEITGGRTRPALLADVFESFVGALYLDQGLQPVVKFLEQVVFPKVESGAFSHVMDYKSQLQEIVQKMNNGLLIYEIVDEKGPAHNRIFVSSVRLGSNELGEGKGKSKKEAEQKAAQVAIIHLESQAESRQEG